The following are from one region of the Lytechinus variegatus isolate NC3 chromosome 4, Lvar_3.0, whole genome shotgun sequence genome:
- the LOC121413853 gene encoding 5-methylcytosine rRNA methyltransferase NSUN4-like → MMSQVPRRISRFLQARRFKEITYRGKKTKAKLSYGKHKNDPTEVALKHFDQNYRPLFGDEWPSIRLTLLSMPNSGALLNNYSEVQETLDRLHSIGVEDFVQPHARHLRKESETRSHSQRLKGGVNEVTSENGTKDDEESQSASGSTKLDSVAVAQKLQEREMIIRAREEDGSEEGVFGPGELENKEAGQLTKPWWDGRYIVAPGYEHRMDLLQQMELEESGDSELMSEHSGANSIKVVEAELQISPHLRCFLHKSSPERLPQAKRGRELPYLQYYIMDPASVLPVLAMDLRKDDVVLDLCAGPGGKTLAILQSMLISTLTTNEKVLSRRRRLQEVLGLCLPRSIRSSGAIRVSGLDGCEWGQIEPNAYDKVLVDVPCSTDRVSATQPDNNIFKVSRSRERWDLPQLQTDLLCAGLQAVKPGGTVVYSTCTMSPLQNDGVIQSTITRCREEFNIEATVADLSPLGRAYNDVFSFFSNCRYGQLVVPRITANYGPMYFSRLIRTR, encoded by the exons ATGATGTCACAAGTGCCCAGGCGAATTTCCAGATTCCTGCAAGCGCGACGGTTCAAAGAAATAACCTACAGAGGGAAAAAGACAAAAGCCAAACTA TCATAtggaaaacataaaaatgatccAACGGAAGTTGCCCTGAAGCATTTCGACCAAAACTACCGACCACTGTTTGGAGACGAATGGCCATCTATTCGCCTAACCTTGCTGTCCATGCCCAATTCAGGGGCTCTCCTCAACAATTACAGCGAGGTGCAAGAGACATTGGATAGACTTCATTCGATAGGTGTAGAAGACTTTGTACAACCTCATGCAAGACACCTCAGGAAAGAAAGTGAAACTCGGTCTCACTCTCAGAGATTAAAAGGAGGGGTCAATGAGGTTACCTCAGAAAATGGAacaaaagatgatgaagaaTCCCAAAGTGCGTCAGGAAGTACAAAATTAGATAGTGTCGCAGTAGCACAGAAGCTTCAGGAAAGGGAGATGATCATCAGGGCGAGAGAAGAAGATGGCTCAGAGGAGGGAGTGTTTGGACCTGGTGAACTTGAGAACAAAGAAGCAGGGCAGCTGACGAAACCTTGGTGGGATGGACGATATATTGTTGCTCCTGGTTACGAGCACAGGATGGACCTCCTGCAGCAGATGGAGTTGGAAGAGAGCGGTGACAGCGAGTTGATGTCGGAGCATTCTGGTGCTAACTCCATCAAAGTTGTGGAAGCCGAGCTCCAGATAAGTCCCCACTTGAGATGTTTCTTACACAAGTCATCTCCGGAGAGGTTGCCACAGGCGAAGAGGGGCAGGGAGTTACCGTATCTTCAGTATTACATCATGGATCCAGCTTCGGTTCTTCCTGTCTTGGCGATGGATCTTAGAAAAGATGATGTGGTCCTGGATCTTTGTGCCGGACCAGGCGGGAAAACTCTGGCTATTTTACAGTCAATGCTGATCA GTACCCTGACTACCAATGAAAAGGTATTATCTCGGAGGCGGCGCCTGCAAGAAGTACTTGGTCTTTGCTTACCCAGGAGCATAAGAAGTAGTGGAGCCATCCGTGTGTCTGGATTAGATGGATGTGAATGGGGCCAGATAGAACCAAATGCATATGACAAG GTGTTAGTAGATGTGCCTTGCTCCACAGACAGAGTATCTGCAACCCAACCAgacaataatattttcaaagtgaGTCGATCAAGAGAGAGATGGGACCTACCACAACTCCAAACAGATCTACTCTG TGCCGGGCTTCAGGCAGTCAAACCCGGAGGGACGGTGGTGTATTCCACCTGCACCATGTCGCCCCTTCAAAACGATGGAGTGATCCAGAGTACCATCACAAGATGTCGGGAGGAATTCAACATCGAAGCAACCGTGGCTGACCTTTCACCTCTAGGGAGAGCGTACAATGATGTCTTCAGCTTCTTCTCGAACTGTCGCTATGGCCAGCTTGTCGTGCCTAGAATAACTGCCAATTATGGACCCATGTATTTCAGTCGATTGATCAGGACTCGATAG